The Magnolia sinica isolate HGM2019 chromosome 11, MsV1, whole genome shotgun sequence DNA window ggaaaacaatagtgattaggtatccaccattaaaatcctcctaaggcccattgtactgtttatttgacatctaatctgttgattaggtcatacagacctatatGGAGGTAAAAAACAATGATCAggttgatcccaaacttttatggtccccaaaaagtttttaatggttgatgttcattcaacactgtttcgtataatgtggtccaattgcaattgggatatacctcatttttggtctcatatcataaaatgatctagaaaaatatagggacggtatggatgaaacacatacatcatgatgggcccacatagcaccgaccatcagccattggctggtggcaggggagtagccaatccgtttccccttctAGCATGTGGCAGTTATATTCAGCTATCCTGTCCATTCAAATTATAGGCGTAGAGTTTATGTCCACAATCatgaagcaatcctaaccattcaactaATGGCTTTGAAATGTATGGTTAAAGCAAAATACCGGATGGTCCGGCTTTGACTGCAAAATCAGTTATTTAATACTATCTTCTCAAAGTAGTTTTTCCGTTATGCCTAACCCACAGTTGGGTGAGTGATTAGAAAGTTCGGTTTTACCTGCATTTGAAGACTCACTATCATCTTTAAACGATGTGAAACTATCACAATAGTCTGAACCGTGAATGGATGAGAAGCACAGATATACCTGTGCCCGGGGTTGTGGAGCCAAAGAGATGtccatgaaaaatccactccgtccatctgttttgaaaggacACAttaggacaggattctaaaaatcaggaagatccattatcaggtgggccataccacacaaagCAGTGGGTATTGAACGCTAGATTTGACAAaggttttgtatcaggatgatatttattcctacagtttatctgagtggtaataaccctataaacggtttggatggtatttAAAAATTATGGTCAGCTCcactaaggtttcaacggtggactttCTGTTCCAATTCTTTCTTTGGTGTTGCGCACCTTAGttctggatctgcctgatttttataatCCTATACTATTATggtctgtcaaaacagatggacggattggatttttcacaggaattactgtggaccccacataacccCTGGCACAGGTATATCTCTATGCCCGGGTCATACGCGATCCGCGTGGATCGTTCTGACCGAGAACGCGTTTCCACTAACAATTTCAACGGGAAATGGTACCTTTTCTTTGGGACCCATTAAGAATCCGGTTTAAGTCCGGTTCTCATCTTTTGGATCTAGTAAGGTTTCAGTTAGGTCCATCAACTTGGATCCGGTTAgcattaaatcaggctattataTTTTATTTGGATTACACCACATGTGTGAAAgagacacgtgtgtgagatcttaTCTATCAACGTGGTGGGAGTGGGACCCAACCTAAATACTCTTATTCATCCTGTAACCAACCAGGAAGCTAGACTTAAAGACCCAATAAATACTCGAACCGGATTGAATACGTGTTCGGGGTCTTCAGGAGCAAAACCAGACCCGAAAGAAGCCCAACCGGGACAAACTCGGTGAGGTTGGAGATGTACCAtaggacggaaacggattggctactcaccaaTCCACTaacccggtggctgatggtcggtgctctgtggacaccaccatgatgtatgtgtttcatctatgccgttcatccatttttaaagatcattttagggcttgatcccaaaaccacaccacaggaaaacagtagtgattagatatccaccattacaatcctcctaaggcccaatgtgctgtttatttgacatccaatttgttgattaggtcatacagacctagatgaaggggaaaaaacaaagatcagcttgattcaaaacttttatgggccccgaaaagtttttaatagtcaacctTCATTCAAcgctatttcatgtaatgtggtccacttgtatctcatttttggtctcataccttaaaatgatctagaaaaattgatggacggcatgtatgaaacacatacatcatagtggggcccacggagcaccgaccatcagccattggctgatggcagggggagtagccaatccgtttccccacagGACGTGAGTGGAACCCGACCCGTTGACAGCACTTTTTAATGAATGGCTGTGCTCGTCCGATTGATGCGACTGTGGAGGCTTCCCAGACGCGAATTAGGTGTTGTTGTCCACACCAGTATGATGTGTTGAGCACTGTAGGGCCTACTATGATAtaaatgttttatatccatgccgctaatcagttttaccagctcattttaatgtaccaaccaaaaaattaagaagatccaaagctcaagtggaccgcaccaaaaggAAACAGTAGGTCAAtgatacttaccattgaaaccttccaagggccaaccgtgatgtttattttcatccaaactTTTGATAAGCTTACGCAAATCAggaagaaggaaaaatacaaatatcagctcgatccaaaacttttctggcccctagaagtttttaacggtgggcgttcaataaccactgtttcctgtcgtgtggcccacttgagctttagatctgcttctttttttttttcattgcatAAAACGAAGGGGGGAAgggcaaacagatggacggagtggatataaaatgtataaattaaGTTGGGCCCAACAGCGAGCGACACATCGACACAGGATTGAGGGTTGTGTTGACCTATACCTAGTAGGGCCTACCACATGATTGGTTCCTATCAACGTACACGCGTTTAAGGATCGAGGGTGCACCATTTTGATTACTCACGAAGACTACCAGCctcctcagttttttttttttcagtttctgCAACAAACACGCAATCCCACACGACGTGAAAGAGAAGCAGATCAATCCCCCGAACCGCCCTTTTGTTGCTTGCACGATctctaaaagaaaaaggaaacatagCAGGTATTAAAAGAGActttctattatttatttatttttgtttttctaaaTGGGGGTTGCTTCTTCTCGAATTTCTGGTGAGAAGGCGATTGCAGAATGGTATGATTTTGATGgttatcttcttttctttcttttctttttattgccTCGAAATGGGTTCTTTTTCCTTCTCCTCCTGTGAAATGAACTGCCTAAAGGTATTGCCTTTATGGGTTTTCTTGAATCCATTGATTGAATCTGCGAAAAAAATGGTTTTTTCAATTAATGATTTCAaatgggttttttcttttttcctctttttagtGTGGGGAATTGCGGAAATGTATGGTTTTGATGGGCTTTTCTCGAACATATTGATTGAGATTGCAAAAGAAGTTAGttgatatttacacccacctTGATTGATGGAGACAACCTTTCTTTTCTACTCTTGGTAATTCAATGGTACACATACTGTTCCATTACCGAGACTAGGAATGGCGGGTGTACTTGTCAATCATCAGGGTGGGTGCAAATACTGGTCTCTGTAGAAAAGAGTGTGTATAGATTTCAAATGGTTCTTTTCATTGTAGTTTTAAGTGAAGCAAATTGTAGGAATGTCTGTGtttgatgggatttttttttttttttttgtaagttgATTCATGTAAAGGATTAGATGTCAtttgggttttatttttatttttattttctccaatttttatgTAGAGAATGCATAAAGgtggattgttttttttttttcccaatcgaTCTTTTCATTTGCATGAATCAAGGAATGGAGTCTTTTCAGTTGCTGTATATAGAATGCCAAGaaattgttttttttgtttttttttttcgttgagGGGATCaaagaaattcataattttcatGAGCTTTCTTTGCTCCTTGACATGTTTATTGAGTCATTTAAGCAGGAAATGTATTTTGTAGACTGCAATTGGGttgcctttttttctttcttgatttCTGACAAAAGTAATTCTAGATGTTGGAATCTTGattggtttctttttctttcctttcttagcAAAATTTTCACATAAACACTTTATTTACTACCAAAGAGTAACTTTTCTAGAGCATTCAATCAGTGCAGAAAGGTTGGCACAGCATAAAGATCACCTGGAGTGAGGATATGCTTTTATCTTAgttgtttttggttatttgaATCCATGGAATATGGGTTTGTGAGGATATTCATCAGTTTTCATTTTCATGGCTACCAAGAAGTGATTTTAATTGTATCTTGGATATTCATGCTGCAGATTGAAGAGAAGGTATTATCTTAGTAGTTCTTAGTGTTGATTCATCACCACAACAGTTTTCATTGTTCTTGTTGTAGGTATGTGATCTTGAGAGAATATTTCCATTCATGGAAAAACCTCTGTTTAGTTGTCTTTCATAGCTTGATCCGGGCGTGGGTTTTCTTCTCGTTTCTGGGCTGGTGTTTATGGCTTTGTGGTGTACCGTTGCTATGTTTATGTTGTGTTTTTGGGTTTGcctgtttctctctcttttgaagCTTGCTTAATTtccaaaaaagggaaaaaaatacctttattatgatttttttcattttcttttttctttctttcagttTGAAGATCTCATAGATTGAAATGTGTAATAGATTTGAAATGGATTTTGATTGGAATATGGTTGCTTTTGTTTTTCCTCCACTCTGTGTACTAGGTTGAGAAGTTTGAAGATTTTAGACTTcccaagacttttttttttttcctgaaaaagAGCAAACTAGATATTGGTGAGTTATGCTCTTGTTATTGATGAATTGTCTTTTTGGAACTGATTCAAGAAATGTACGCAATATGATTTGTTTCCAGTGAAGTTGCGAACTTGCACCTCTTTTTCTGCATTTCTTTTGAGAAACTAATAGAATGTAAACCAGTTGTGGCAAGTCCCACAAAATCAGAGTGTACCCAAATTAGGAATTACGAACATTGGGGGCTCTAGGTGCGGAGACACTGTGCTTAAGTTGTACGTTTTATTCCTTGTTGTACATTTCTCTCGCACCAGCAGATCTGGCTAGCACACCTTTTTGTAGCtggttttgttgttttttaatAACATTTTACacattcatcattaaaaaaagaaagaaagaaagaaagaaagcattAAGGGAACTCACCCATTGCCCTGTCCAATTTTCATTTTCTTGAGCTTCCAGTTCACGACTCTTTAGCTTCTGAATCTCTGCTAAAAACAGCTTATGTTCCAGTCCAATTCCTAAGAACCTAtcactaaaatacccctagaaggGGATAGGCTAAGCAGGGTTCACATCTAGGGGTTGGCCTATCCCCTTAATTGGAAACTCAGGATTGATGTCAATTGAAAACTTGTACTTTGTCAACTTGATGGAGCTATGGTAACTAGATACTGCGTGCTAAGATAGGGGATTGCAACGTTAGCACCAATATGTAATAAGTTGAGGTAAGTAGAATTAGGttgtttggccatgtgcaatggacACCAAGAACTACACTGTTCAGGAGTGAGtgagttcaagttgaaggcttttcaagggcaagggaaaggccaaaaaggacatgggtggaggtagtaaaaaATGACTTGATGATtgatggtttaactgaggatatggtccttgataaagTGGACTGGTAGAGCATGATTTGTATGGCTGAACccaccccaattaattgggataagtcttagatgatgatgatgatgatgataaaaatgaaataaatcacaGAACCCTCACCCACGTGTTGTTTTGCTCGAAAAGGCTTTGTAATCTGTGTTGAAAAAAGCTGATGTGCTTGAAGGTCACGTTCTCTGTAAATAACATGAGGAAAGAGTTATTTAAATGCAGATGAAAATCTATATTGGTTCCAAAAGTCAATGTGTTAACTGCGGTGAAATGCAACAACCAGTCAAATCCCTGGAGAATAGCGTAAGTACTGAATTTTCAGTATGATCTCCTTTAGTATAGTCCCTTATATCAAGCCCAAAACCTAAAGTAATCTCAACTCTGACATTCAATTTTTCAATAACCCTTCATTTAACTAACATAGCAATTACAAATTGTCAACGAATTATGTGTAAAGTGATATTTAAATAATTCTTGCCATCATCCCATGTTCAAAATTTGTTCATAAATTGCTCAATTATTTGTTGAATTGCACAATCTTCACTCATTTTGAGTGGAGTTAGATCCCTTTCTGCTGATGCAAAGTTATGGCATTTTGATGTCATTTGCCACCTGAAACAGAGTCAGAATCTACACCGATGAAAATCAAATGATTGAATTTCATGAAATGATTCCTTGTGGCTTCCTGGCTTCAGCTCAACCCAAGCTTGATGATATTTTGGTCTGACCCTTCATTTCAATTTTATTCACCATCATTTCTGGGGTATTTTCTGGACTTACcaaggttggatttcaaaaatgAACACAGACTTGAGCTAGACTGAGTTATTTGAAACCTGGTCAATTACTCGACTGAGTTTTGAGTGCAATTATCTAATTTTCGAGTTTGTAGGGTAAAGAAAACTTCAATCAATTTTTTTTCATCTGTATATTTATTTTGtagactgtggcccacctgacatgtGGACTGACCTGATTCCTGGGTAAGAACATCCACGTTGTGGTATGACTTTGATGAATCAATTGGATGTCATACCAATATGCCATGCTGGCATGTATGGTATGTGCATGAGCTGACTTGTACACACATGTTTGCTTAGCAAAGCTCCCATATGAATGCCAATGAAATTAATTATTTCCAAGCTCTTAGACTAGTCAATGCACTGCCATtcaaaagtgcatccaaatgcatcctACATTTAATGTAGGATATTAGCATATTGCAATGAATGGAAATTTTCCTCTTAGCTCATCACATGAAATTCATAGCTAATTTACTAGTTCTCATTTCATTCTGCTGAAACTATGATATTCCCGATTTCTTTTCTTATTCATTTGACTACAGTTTTCATTGGCTGCAGGATCATTAGtttctttcttaaatttcttatTGGTCGCATCTTGTGACTAACAAAGAAATATTATAAAAGAAATGGAAGAGGCTATTGTCTCAGTGTCCCCTGAGAGGATTAAGCCAGGTGGTGGGAATCTGAGAAGGAATTCAACGGGGAAAACAATTACAAGATCTTCGCTGTCTTCTTCAAACAGTGAACAAAAGGTTCTCCCTCATTATCTGAGAGCTTCTACGAGTTCCTGCCACGATTTCTGTAAATATGGAAGGAAACATGCTTTTGAAGCAAAGGAAAAGCGTCCCATCACTCGTACAGTTGTAAGAAATACGGAAGCCTCCCTTGAAGGCCAAAATCAGATAAAAACCGTAAATTTGGGGGAGAGAAAAAAGAAGCCAGTGATGAAAGGCATGGTTGCATCTGAGCCAAAAGCTGAATCATTTGATAAACCCAAAGTCACCAAGAAAAAGGTTCTATCGCCTGTTAAGAAAATTGAGATCTTGGCCAAACCTGCTATTGTGTTGAAGCCAAAGCCTACGCCTATGCAAAAGCCTACGCCAAAGCCAAAGCTTGCAGTAGCTAAAGTATCATCATCCCCGTCAAATGTTTCAAGAGTTGGTCTTAATGCTAGAAGAAACAGTGAGACTAATGCATCAAATGCTTCAGGAGGTTCAATTGGTAGGAGCAGCGAGAAGAAACCATTGCATACTTCAGGAGGTTCAATTGGTAGGAGCAGTGAGAAGAAACCATTGCATACTTCAGGAGGTCTGAATGGTATGAGAAACAGTGATAGCAAGAAAGTCAAGAACATGGGATTGCCAAAACTCTTACAGAAGAAGGAATTGAAACCACCAGTCACTTCTTTGTCCCCCAAACCTTCTGCTATAAGTCTTGCAAGCTTAAAACCATTAAAATATGGGAACTCAAAAATGGCCTCTCCTGTGAATAATCAAGGCAAGTTTAGAAGATCCGAACCCAACTATGATGAAATCAAGGAAAAGACTTTATATGTCATTGAGCCAGAGCCAGAAAACAGCAGCCTGGAACCTGTTCGACAAGAAAGTCACAGTGACCAATCATCACCTcagccatcattatcatcaccattgtttccttccGTGCCATCGTCACCCTTGCTCTCatcacatgaagaagaagaagaagaggaagatgaaggagaggaaggagaagaggaagaagagagtgcagAGTCTGACTCTACACTTGGCGAAGCAGAAGACTCTGATTCTGAATGGCAAGGGACTGAAAACAAGAACCATGTTGAGATTTTGAAAGGGGGACAGAAGAGACTGAGTAGTGCAATGATTCACCCTGAAGATAAAGATTGCTCTCCACAGAAACTAAAGTTCAGGAGAGGGAAGGTGATCAGTCTCCAGTCAGAGAACAATGGCCCCAGAAAACTCAGATTCAGGAAAGGGAGAGTGGTGGGTGAGACCCCGAACGGCAAGGCAGAAGTCGGAAGGAGAAGCTTTAGAAGGAAGAGAGATTTAGGTGGTGACTCAAATGGTACAGATGCTGAAGCTCGAACTGTTGTGTTGAGGCATCAAGATGTGCAGGGAAGGAAAGAAGAGCAAGGGTTGTTGAATGAGGTGATTGAAGTAACTGCAAGTAAGCTTGTTGAGACCAGGAAATCCAAGGTCAAGGCATTGGTCGGTGCATTCGAGACTGTAATCTCTCTCCAAGAAAGCAAACCTGCTACTGCTGGTTGATTACTTGACGAGTTGCGGTCCTTTCTAATGTAGGTAAATCTTTTGacttttttatgctttcttttcaTGATGGTTGGAACGTTTGGATACAAGACTGCCATGCCTCGGCTTGTAAAAAATAACTCAAAATAACCCAAGTGTGGAAGATTGGATTTTTACAGTTGTATGAAGTTGGAAAACGGTGAAAAAGGCATGTGGGTATTTTCATGGGAGCTTGGATGGAAGGATTTCAGCAGTTTGTGCAGTACTGTTGGCAATGCTACATCTGTTGCTCATCTgacgtttcttcttcttctttttcttcttttcttctctttttttggaCTGATGTGATTCTTCTCATACTGTATTTAATTGATCAACATGAATCTGTATCTAGACTGAGCTTATACTAATAAATAATCTAGTTTTGTGTTGCTTCGATTACTCTTGTACGCAACTAGTGATCAGCTTAGACTATGGTTGACTTGACAGCTATGACTCACAAGTTTGATTTTgatcaagcaaaaaaaaaataaaaaaaatattgagaaATAACAAATGATAGTAATtgtagtagtagtagtaataataataataacaatagtaataataacaataatacaaCGCTTCACAGGATCCGAGTATTATGCCAATGTGGACTGCCTGTAGTCCAAAACTTGTGCTGATGGATGGTCCTTGCAATTGTTGTGATTATTGGAGGAATGAAAATTGTTGAAAATCAAAAGTCCACATTCTAACTTCACCAATTAGTGGTCAGGATCGTTTGTTCTGCATCATCATTATTTTTTCTGTCATACATCCGTATAGCACCTAacagatggatggtccatatcaccTTATCATCTGTGCATGTGGACTCCAAAGGGCGACGCATTGTTAGTAATAACAATTTGGACACTCCAACATCTTGGCTTGTAGGcattgtttaaatgcatggaaacCCTAACTTGAGGCCAAGCTGTCCGTAGATCTAGGAAGCTTAAACAGTTTATCTTTAAGAATGATCAACGAGGGTTATTGTAAAAACGGAATATTCTGGTCTCCTTTAAACCCCTTTCAGAATTTCCTGGATATGAATATACCCTTGCAAGCCttttccatgcatccaaacaaccccttagatGCCCCCTGTTTAGTagacgcctaaaatgatttaatCTCATTTAGTTAACATTaagtatgtattagagatcttgatctggAATACTTGATTACTGTTAAAATGAgctgattatgtattagagatcaagatctctaacatgtaattactgttaactaaaataagaTCAACTCATTTTCAGGCACCTATCAAACAGGCCATATGCATTTGTTTGGATGTGTATAAATATATGCCATACATTCTCAGATAGTTTCATTGATACAGAAATCTTTACTTTTTAGAAATAGCTGCTCTCCTCCATTTGAGGCCTTTTCCTTCGCGGGCCCTGAGTTATTAAGCATAGGTTCGGAGTTATTTAAGCATTTTAGGACCCTTGAGTTCGATGGAACCTGAGTTCTGAAGCGTGAGTTCTATTGAATCCCTATTGACTGCTCGTGGAGGTTCGGCTAATCCCATGAGCAGCTTTACATGCTGGGAACGCACAGGACATGTAACCCTTTCATTAAGTGGGTCCCTAAGCCTTCAGATGAGCCAAAACAGAATGATTGAATGTGGACTGGTTggaattttctaaaaatacatgTAGCCTCACCTTATGAATGACATATCTGATTTTTGGTTTCGAAGCAATAAACCTACTAGGCAACCGTCTAATTGCAATTGCATGTTCTTTCTCCAAAGCCAACTGAAAAGAAACCTAGTTGCAATTTGGAAGGGATCTATCAATGTGAATACCGTAAAATGTAATTACTATTTGGTCCATTCCTCTTCATCGCAATTCGCTTTAGTGGTATATCAAAATGCGTCTTGCGTGCAAAATCTAATATGACCCTGATGCTAAGCCCAAACGCTAGTAATTAGTGAAGGAATGGTTGGTGAATTTGGTACAAATCAAACCCAACCCCAAAGAAATCATTATCATAAGAAAATTCTACCTTCCAAAAAAGAAGTCCTACCTAAAATATTATCTaccttccaaaaaaaagaaaaaattcgaAAGAAAAATCCAccccaaataaaataaaaaataaataaattctaccttcaaaaggggaaaagaaatccGTGTTCCAAACATCTTTACCATTTACAAAAAAAAGTATTCTCTTACCTCCCTCCTCCCCCGCCCCcccagaaaagaaaaataaaaaaagaaagaaaaataaataaataaataataataatcaataaGCACTACCTAAATAATGCTTGGACCGAATTATATGGATTCTAATTTGTGCCAGCATTCCATATCTTTGAGCGATCCAGATCGTTCATCAATTAAGCCATTTTGTGGTAGGGGATAAGATATAAAATTCCTTCTTGGGACATCCCCTTCATCTGCTACACAAACATTCTCCCATCCATgtggtgtacacgagttgaactgagtcgagcttggcacagctcgaactcggctcggccattagctgaccccagctcgaactcggctcagttcggtcagtagctcgggccagttcgagccaagatcaagccgagttcgcctgtgcagcattttcacaaacacatggattgcaccttcaaagcctcattgtatgtaaaatggCAGCAacagttttacaagtatttcatcaaacaccttgtaatcaacatcaaaatcaagaaaaaaaggtatttgtttcatatacataccttccttgccaccagctgacacctcgttgagtcatttcatcaaacacctggtgagcaacatcaatatcaaagtaaccgagtcaccgaactggttcgatttgagttcgattcgagtcgagtcgagctcaggcaagcttgaactcggttcaaaataGTTTCTAGCTCAAAaaaaagctcaactcggcttgaactcggcttcgaaccgagtcgagtcgagctaactcggttcgtgtacacccctatcaaTAATATATGTTATTCCAACTGCTCGTGTGCACAAACCACCAGATGAATGATGTGTAAGATCGTGAAGAATCATCACCGAAAGTGGGGCGTACTGGATGAATGATCTGGAGCACTAGAAGGTCAGCCTGTCCTGTACAGAACATCAGTCACTGAACCAAAGAGACGAGAGTTGAAGATCACATTGAATCTGCTGGGAATCCATTTAGAAACCAAAACTGAAATTCATTACACCTGTGTCTTGATGGAAGAGGAATGAATTTGCATCAATTCAAGAACATcaagaaagagaaggaggaaAATGTTGCAGCTACTGAAACAAGAACCAGTCTTTGAATTCAAGTCCTTCATGCCTCTGGTGGTGCATGTAACCGCGCATGAACAAGATCATCCTGTCCTGTGCTGGCCAACAGTCTCTCGACTCGCTTGCTCATATCCAACCTGTACAGAAACCCGGTCCCTTTTGATTGCTGGGTTTGCTTCCTTGGACCCATGATCCCACAGTGTCACTGTATGATCATACAAGCACAATGCAATCTAGTATTCCTGGTGGGATGGGAACTTCATGAATTGTACCAtatatatgtgggccccattgagGACTTTTA harbors:
- the LOC131219221 gene encoding uncharacterized protein LOC131219221; this encodes MEEAIVSVSPERIKPGGGNLRRNSTGKTITRSSLSSSNSEQKVLPHYLRASTSSCHDFCKYGRKHAFEAKEKRPITRTVVRNTEASLEGQNQIKTVNLGERKKKPVMKGMVASEPKAESFDKPKVTKKKVLSPVKKIEILAKPAIVLKPKPTPMQKPTPKPKLAVAKVSSSPSNVSRVGLNARRNSETNASNASGGSIGRSSEKKPLHTSGGSIGRSSEKKPLHTSGGLNGMRNSDSKKVKNMGLPKLLQKKELKPPVTSLSPKPSAISLASLKPLKYGNSKMASPVNNQGKFRRSEPNYDEIKEKTLYVIEPEPENSSLEPVRQESHSDQSSPQPSLSSPLFPSVPSSPLLSSHEEEEEEEDEGEEGEEEEESAESDSTLGEAEDSDSEWQGTENKNHVEILKGGQKRLSSAMIHPEDKDCSPQKLKFRRGKVISLQSENNGPRKLRFRKGRVVGETPNGKAEVGRRSFRRKRDLGGDSNGTDAEARTVVLRHQDVQGRKEEQGLLNEVIEVTASKLVETRKSKVKALVGAFETVISLQESKPATAG